A portion of the Deltaproteobacteria bacterium genome contains these proteins:
- a CDS encoding Fic family protein has translation MISIKPDQDLEKSLNRLQGLFVEAWKSLQDVSLEESDYLHRFAFISTIGASTRIENALLTDHEVEWIDTTLKEDSRTTSFETKKSFIIDKLLKDRERSIEEVAGCRETLTSIYSQYKEIFPLTETYLRALHHDLLRYYPAASEYAGSYKKTPNRVISINHGTGEEKVVLEPAPSGIITETAMADLIGWYNSTLKEHPRPLLVAIEFVFRFLAIHPFQDGNGRLGRALFLLALLQSGDKYLVEITPYMAIDRHIEKNRAAYYSVLHKTSEGKFFSDPMKYNYLPLVRFFLKIFEEALSDIEFYRNRYANMMSLSESASIVYQAFRNNPKERLQVSELEETTNLPRRTIQYACKTLTEKGFLQRLGKGAGSRYQLVF, from the coding sequence TTGATTTCAATAAAGCCGGATCAAGACCTTGAAAAATCCCTAAACCGATTGCAGGGTTTATTTGTCGAAGCATGGAAATCGCTGCAGGATGTTTCCCTTGAAGAATCAGACTACCTTCACCGCTTCGCATTTATCAGCACAATCGGTGCTTCCACACGTATTGAAAATGCCCTACTTACCGACCACGAGGTAGAATGGATCGATACAACGCTCAAGGAAGACAGCAGAACGACATCCTTTGAAACAAAAAAATCTTTCATTATTGATAAACTTTTAAAGGACCGGGAAAGAAGCATCGAGGAAGTTGCCGGGTGCCGGGAAACGCTCACCAGTATCTACAGCCAGTATAAAGAGATATTTCCCTTAACCGAAACATATCTGAGAGCACTCCACCATGATCTTTTACGCTATTACCCGGCAGCCAGCGAATATGCAGGTTCTTATAAAAAAACACCTAACCGGGTTATTTCCATTAATCACGGCACAGGGGAAGAAAAGGTTGTCCTTGAACCGGCGCCGTCGGGAATCATTACCGAAACGGCCATGGCCGATCTCATCGGCTGGTATAACAGCACATTAAAGGAGCATCCAAGACCATTACTTGTGGCCATTGAATTTGTCTTTCGCTTTCTAGCCATTCATCCTTTTCAGGACGGCAACGGCAGGCTGGGAAGAGCGCTCTTTCTTCTTGCCCTGCTCCAAAGCGGCGATAAATACCTTGTCGAAATTACGCCATACATGGCAATAGACCGTCATATTGAAAAAAACAGGGCTGCCTATTACAGCGTTCTCCATAAGACATCGGAAGGAAAATTCTTTTCTGACCCGATGAAATATAATTACCTTCCACTGGTCAGGTTTTTCCTCAAAATATTTGAAGAGGCCTTGTCAGACATTGAATTTTATCGAAATCGTTATGCAAACATGATGTCCCTCTCGGAAAGCGCCTCAATCGTATATCAGGCATTCAGGAACAATCCAAAAGAACGACTCCAGGTATCGGAATTGGAGGAAACAACAAACCTGCCAAGAAGAACAATTCAGTACGCATGCAAAACGTTAACGGAGAAAGGTTTTCTGCAACGCCTCGGCAAGGGCGCAGGCAGCCGCTACCAGCTTGTTTTTTAA